Within Montipora foliosa isolate CH-2021 chromosome 3, ASM3666993v2, whole genome shotgun sequence, the genomic segment TGCAAATGATCCCTGGACCAGAAATGATCCACAAATTGAACCCCAAAGTGATCCCGGACCGGAAATGGTTGCTTCATCAGTAATTAAGAATGGAATGGATTGAAAAATTTAGAGAGAGGATTTAAACTTGACAGTTTTTTTCCTTATAACGCAGCAGTCTTTAAATTCAAACGCTTGACATGTAAATTTTACAACTTTATAACCTACATTGCAGCAGCTCAGTGCAACAGCACGATTGCGACGCGTAAAATGTAAAGGAATAAGCCTTTTtcggtatattaaaattcagcttgaaagagaggttttgaggaaaaagacaaaggaaagtggatgatattggaatgtttttcacattcattccaacgtgttgtGGGAGcaacggtggcctcatggttagtgcgctcgactccggaaccagtggtccgggtttgggtcctggccggggtCATTGTGTTGTCTTCTTGGGCTTGACACTTTTCtttcacagtgcctctctccacccaggtgtataaatggatacCGGAGAATTTAAtgttgggggtaaccctgcgatggactggcataccatccaggggggagtagaaatactcctagtcgctgcatgctacagaaaccggagataagcgccggcctgatgggccttctaggctcgtagcagactttaccttattccaacgtgtttctattgtttatgtCCTCACTTCCTCGCTATCAAGTTGAATATTTGATGTTTCGAAAATGACCTATGGTGAGacaccaggaacccatgagtaGGGGTGAACAACTCCCATATTAATCCTATGACACGGTacttttacagaccgatctatttttagactatacTCTTTTCCGTAGAAAACAGAGTCCGTTCCAGTTCGGTGACACTAtaacgtcaagttagtttcttgtgattggtcatagGGCTCCtttgggagtctcattcgcaggaaattcaatctaaaaataaattggtctgtgaaaacgccgtgacaggaatgtAGAGCGGGTTGGTACCATTTCGCTGAACACCAGTCCATGGACAATCCAAATGGACTACTActctaaaaatactatttcgaatgagtactgttgatctatgtgtaagcagcatctcaaatagtgcttacttaagccccaacacccattttaaacagcattgttcaacagtatttaagtctaagcacccattttaaaaaggttagcttgcatgaagtaatcggccatcacaacaataatctaAAGCTAACCTCATTAAAATGGGTaaaaagtctccgcttacgagccagaaggctcatcaggccggcgcttatctccggtttctgtagcatgaagcggggtgcttggacttaaatactgttgagcaatgctgtttaaaatgggtgttgcaTTGAGGCTCAAGTAAGCACTacttgagatgctgcttacacatggatcaacagtactcaatcgaaatagtatttttagggtagtccatttgggtagtccatggactgggggtcagcgaaACGTACCGACCCATGTAGGGCtattgttcgctcctagtcatgggctccacactcctcattttttttttaaatatcactaccaaaaacaacaacaacaaccaaaaaaaacaCCAGTCAACCCGGAACAGACCTTCCCCTGAAAATGAGCAGCAAAATAATTCAGCCgaacttctgttttcttttcagccttttcttccttttccgATTTGTCATTATCCCCTGTAGCTACACCGTAAATACTGGGATACGAAACAAATACAAGCATAGGTGCAAACAGCAATTGAATTTAACCGCGCCATGTTCCCCAAAAAATCTCGTCTGAATAATGAGCTATGTTCTCTCCAATATCGCTTTTGCCAGACACTATTTTTAGCTTTGTTCTCACGCATTAAAGAAATTTCCATGTGCATGTGAATCCACAAATTCAAGAacaagtttgtgaatgtcgcgcttaattaaaggaaattttaagaaaaatttaataaaaggaaaaattttaatttcgTTTTTAAAGTTTAGTATCGTATCTAAAATTTCTAAAAACAGAGTTTTGAAATCATAAAGCAAGAACGAACTGTGAACGATAATGTATTTTGACATGAGAGAATATGAATCTCAAAGGCGTCATAATCTCGAGCTCCGAAACTTATAATTACACATTAAAGTTTTGTGCACTACCACCGTGTAGGGTAAGCATCATAAATGTcacctttcattttcattttctttattttttgccCAAAAATATGCATGCTAATTTGGTTATTTGGTTATTTGGATGTTTACCGGCTTTTATTTTTGCTTTATGCCAGAGAAGTTTGTAGGTTCCTCATTGATCCGGGAACTTTTCATGGAGTCCATACCATTCCTGATTTTTTGGTGATCATTTATTAAGAGcaatttggggatcatttgaGGTGGAGGGATCATTTCCAGGCTGGGATCATCTGCGGGCCTGTGCAGGTTTTTACTTTGTTAGCTTTGGTAATAAAGTCAGTCCAAAGATTACAAAatacgctcttgagtaaaagtcactcgtttcttctttaagttaataaatagtctgcaaaaaaactaactgcaaattgctctgacagacgttttcctgcatgtcatgcatgtcttgtaGTCGCgttaagcaaacgtttattccacacactaagggaggactgaacatgttgtttccgcttcatagttcctcttcttttcagtgtaATCTGATGTCAGGTCAATgttttttggctttacgtttgaaCCAAATAGTagacagacaaaaaaaaaattaaatagattttaaataaaactctgaatttcgaattctcagcgaaaaattaatgacaatcgatacaatacatacttaattgaccgctcctcataggggcttttcagggccaatgaaacaatcaacgaaacaacagaacacaacaactgttaagaatcccaactggccgaggcaaaccagttggctatttacaaatgcagctgagaagttgaaccagggactactaggaacaaattcagcgagtggtcagagcgggtcttgaacccgggatcccccgatctcaaggcaagcgccctaaccactaggccacactgcctctgcagtctctgacttctatgaatcaaggggaaggtcatgatgttctgtcaaaagaaAGACGttaatcacgtgctaggcaaggTGCGAGGTGCACGTGATCATCTTGTGTCAaggtttttgtttacattgaatgaactacaaggaagaatgttatttcagagttgaacaacgtactttttagccaagtaacttccgtctttcgttttttaattttgttgtaatatttaactgaatatttagatgTCATCTTTCGGGTCGGGAAGCCTCCCTTATCGGGTTATTGACCTGAGATCCTACTCTTATGTGGAATACCGTTGATCAAACCCTTCACCGCATGAAGCaccatttctttcaatgatgaagcaaaaaatggacaacaagctttctttcaaacaattcttagttgtgaataaattaatcgaaagTTTTTTGACCTCTTTTAGAAAAAGGGTGTGGTTTGAGCATGGTCAGGGCCAAAACAGCaagcaaaaacataaaacaacgAAACATGTCGAGGTTCATAACCATCCCCCTATATTAACTATGATCTGATTCAACCAGTCTTTTATTGAATGAAGTTTGTGCAACGTTGATGCTCTGCCTATGCTTTTGACACGTCGTAGAGAAAGTGCTTCGCagtataggtggttttcacgttacgtcatcaccgccatgttggtggacaaaaaaaaaagatctcttatgagctccttttgttcgttcaCTACcaatagcccttatgcgtggctaatcgccgtcgcaaggTACAGCAACGACGAAGCTCAACAAGGTCGGACCAAAAGCATACAATGGCGCCTCTGtcagccgctatacggtccatgtgtgaccttggggcacagcttacagccagctggaatcagctgtatgctggtttttgctgaggggggaaaaccagagaacccggagaaaacccttgaagcagagaagagaaccaacacaaactcaacccagtTATGGCGTcgggtccgggaatcgaacctgggccacattggtgggaggcgagtgctctcacctcttcgccatccctgctcccctgTACTGCCCTATACTGCGAATCACATTCTCTATGACGTGTCAAaggtggtgaaattagctagtcagacgtcGTCCCGCATAAGGCCCATTGGGCATTAcgtcattgttatctgtgtctctagagattgacTTCAACCTACCTATTAAATgaattaactattagagggtaacgtgaagtgctagttttctacccatatgaaccatgtagctcagtcggtagagcagcggtgatctaactcgaaggccgtgggttcaattcccaccctggtcagagtttttctctgtccttgtgtgggcccatttccattagtagggctaacgctcacatggttcatatgggtagaaaactagaaCTTCACGTTACTCTCTAATAGTTAAGTTTGTTAAagaaataggccttttgcaacaaacgattacatggtacaaaatccgccacgctggagggcaagctcattattactcccgcactgggacattaaaacaaaggcaagtcaagcttgactggttcaggtctctttgttttaatgacccagtgggggaataataatgagcttgccagCATGGCGgcttttgtaccatgtgatcgtttgttgcaaaaggcctatttacGAACGGCCAGGACAAATTGCTCTTGTTTACATTGTAAATAGGTGTATCTTGCAGTAATATAGACAGAGAAGACCGAATtggtattgtttttttttggattcataaataaaataccattttcttgatttttgtttgttttctacaTTAATTAAGTGGAGTCCTACGGCAATATTATGAGAACCTCTTTTAGCTTTTTCGCCACGTTGACGGGCTCCTGATTTCCCCTATTACAAGGTATGATAATGTTTACGTTGggtataatttttcttttcttttctttgtaaaGAACGGTACCGCCCAATACGAAGTTATTTTCTCCTGCAGGACCGTTGGACCTTGCTCACAAAATAACATGGTGCATTCTCCTCGATTCTCTTTGTCAATATTTCAGTCATCAAGGTAGCAGGTTTGAAAATTACCCCGCAACACACTTCTTCGCTCGAGCAGCAAGTTCATCAGTCTGAGCTATGAAGTTTTACTGAGAATCCACTTGCCCGTAAGCTTTCCAAAACGGGTTATTGGCGTTGGCATTACAgccggttatcagtcacacgcgaCCCTGGACcgctctttttttttcattttgcgaaACTAACTGAGTTCGGATGGATGTCAATCACTTTGTGGGCGGTAAGACCAGGCCAAAGGGGAGAGAATGATGCTGCTCCGTcacaaattcaaatttcagacgAGCAAGAACGCGCCCTGTGTAATAAAGTTCTGATAATATGACAATAGAGCAGAAAAGCACTCTAGAAcgacttttctttttttggcgACAATGAAGGACGCGGGGCAAGGTTGAACAGTGTGGAAttactggtaaaaaaaaatgagctttttttaaaactaatacagtggaaccccgctcTACGGACATCCGCTTTAATACTGTTGGAAAATGCCAGTGATTATGCGAAAATCAAAACCGAAACTGCACCCAGTGTTGGAGAACTAGGTGAGCCTATAGGAGAGAAGACCAAGGTCGGTTGGACCATAATGTCTCCTGGGAAGGAAGTGGATTTATCTCCAATGTTCTTCACACAGACCTCTCACGTAGACTATGACAACTTATGCAAGCTAGATGTACTGGGCCTGGCTGATTCGTCCACTGGTGACCAAGCTGAAGTTTACGCAGAGTTCAAAGAGCAGTTGCCACAGGATGCAGAAGGATGGTATGAGACGGGGCTTGTATGGAGAGGCAACCATCCTCCCCTTCCCAGCAACAAAGTAGGAAGTCTTCGACGGTTAGGGAACCTTGTGAGAAAATTACGCCGCCAAGGAACAATTGACCAGTATGATCAAGTCATCCAGGATAGTTCGAGGCCGGCATAGTTGAAAGAGTCTCTGGACCTGTGACTGGGAGTCGGGAGTTCTACATCCTTCACAAGCCAGTAGTGCGTGAATCAGCAGAAACCACTAAACTTCGTGTCGTTTACGATGCATCCGCTCGCGCAAACTCTGGAGCACCTTCGTTGAATGAATGTTTAAATCCTGGGCCTCCCCTACAGAATCAGTTGTGGAATGTTTTGGTCCGTGCTCGTTTCCACCCCGTTGCAATTGCAGGAGATATCAAACAAGCCTTTCTCCAAGTCAGAATCCGAGAAGAGGACCGTGACACTCTAAGATTCCATTGGTTAAAAGATCTGAACAGCCAGATAGTAGAAACACTAAGGTTCACCAGAGCCCTTTTTGGCCTCACCTGCTCACCATTTCTCCTCGGGGGAGTCGTACAAAATCTCTTAGAAAGCTGCAGAGAGAAGTACCCAGAGATTGTCAGTGAAATTGAAAAAAGCTATTATGTAGATGATCTCATCCGTGGAGGGCCCACTCAGGCAAAAGCAGAAACAATTAAGTCAGCAACAGTGGAGATATTTGCTAAAGGGACATTTGAGTTGCACAAGTGGCACTCAAACAGGAAGGAATTGAAGACAGCATGTTCGGTACATACATATACGAAGGAGCATTTAGGTACCTCAAGAAAGGAGGGAGCTTCTCTACTCGGTCTGCAGTAGAACAAAGAGAGTGATACCATCAGCGTTAACTTCCCATCAGAGAGCACCGAGCCAATAAAGCGAGGGATTCTCAGTAAAGTGGCCAAGATATACGATCCACTGGGGCTAGTGTCACCAATCACACTGGGTGGCAAATTCCTGTACTGTGATATCTGTGATGCGAAACTAGCCTGGGATGCTAAACTACCAAGCAACCTGATGCAAAATTAAGTCCGCTGGGAGGAGAAACTTCCAAGCCATGTTACCGTACCCGATCATTAGCAGCTCATCAAGAAGGGATCCAAGCCATTGAGTTACACGCCTTCGGGGATACTAATGGGAAAGGTGTGTCTGCTGCCGTGTATACTATAGTGGTGCAAGAGAATGGTGTCAACCAAGGGCTAGTTGCTTCAAGGGCAAGATTAGCGAAGAAGAGATTAACCATACCTCGGTTAGAGTTGTCATCTGGCCATACGGCAGTAAATCTCCTGTCAAATGTGAGTGAAGCTTCAGAAGGCCTTCCCGTAACCGTGAAGTACTGTTGGCTCGATAGCACCGTTGCCCTGCATTGGATAAGATGTCCAGGAGAGTACAAGCAGTTGGTGAGCAACAGAGTTCAGAAGATTCAAGCGCATTCTGATGTAGTGTGGCATCACGTGAGAACGTCAGACAATCGAGCTGATGTCGGAAGCCGTAGCGGAGACGTGACCAACCATGCCTTGTAGTGAAACAGACCAGAGTGGTTGTTAAACAAAGCATGCTGGCCCCCTGACATAGTGACGAATGCCACACAAGAATCATTGGCAGAAACTAAAGCAAAACGAGACATgctagcagtagcagtagcggCGATAGGTGAGTTGGATGACATCCTTGAGAAGTTCAGCCAGTGGAAAGCAATCCGAGTGACCGCATGGATTTTTCGATTCACCAGAATTCTCGCGCCATGAAGACCAAGAGGCTGGGGGGACCGCTAACTGCAAACGAAACAAAGAAAGTAGAGCTCTTTTGGGTGAAGCGAGTTCAGGAACGAGCTACTGCAGATGGGCGATACCCAGAAGACAAACTGCAGCTGAACCTACAGCCAAACAGAGATGGAGTACTGGAATGCCGTGGCACAGTTCAAGGCCACTACCCGATATTCCTACCAGATGGACAACGGTACACAAAGAAGTTGGTGGACCAGGCCCATGTGGCAGTGCTGCACGGGGGAGTTGGGAGCACGATGGCAAAAGTGCGAGACTACTACTGGGTGCCACGGCTGAGAAggttaactaaaaagatcgtaAAAGGTTGCCATGGATGTCGGCGGTTCAGGGCGCAGGCCTATACCTCTCCTCCACCAGGGAACCTTCCAAGGGATCGCACAGTGGGCCAAAAACCCTTCCAAGTCATTGGAGTGGACTTTGCGGGACCACTGAAGTACCGAAAGAATCCGAAAACGGAAGGAAAGGCATATATCCTACTGTATGCCTGCAGCCTTACACGTGCCGTAAATGTAGACCTTGTGTCAACCCTTGAGACCACCGAGTTCATCAGAAGCTTGAAGTGCTTCATTGCCCGACGTGGGAGACCGCAGCGGACCTACTCCGACAATGGCAAAACATTCGTCAGTGCATCCAAATGGATTGAGCAAGTAATGAAAGATGAGAGAATCTATGGGTTCCTCGCGCAGCAAGGGATCGAGTGGAAATTTAATCTCAGTCGTACGCCCTGGTGGGGCAGCCTGTTGATCGGATTGGTTAAAGGATCCCTGTACAAGTCTATCGGGAATGGATTGCTGTCGTGGAAAGAAATCCAAGAAGTGCTGCTAGATGTGGAAGTTCCCCTTAACAACAGGCCACTAGATTATGTGGAGGATGCCATCGAGCTGCCTATCCTTACTCCAAGTTCTCTGCTGCACATGCAACCGAACGCACTGCAAGACTTGGAGCCAAATCACATCCAAGACTATGACCTCCGAAAGCGTGCAAAGTACTTGGACAAGTGTAAAGATGTAGTGTGGTCCCGCTGGACCAAAGAATACCTGAGGGGGCTCCGGGAGAGACACCGCCTAAAGCACAAGGGTGACAGTACCCATCCAGCAGAAGGGGATGTGGTTATCATCAAATCCGATGAGAAGAATCGTGCTCAGTGGAAGTTTGGAGTGGTGATCTACTTGATAACTGTCCGAGTTGGAGTTGTCCGAGGAGCAAAGGTACGCACTCCCAAATCAGTCAATGAACGCCCAGTGCAGCATTTATATCCACTTGACAGTTTCGTTTGCCGTGAGGAAAAGATCATATACTTTCTCCAAAATTTACCTGGTTAATACGAACAGCGGACAATTTTCTGTGTCCCGAGTCACAAACTCATATATCGTCAACCCCACTTTACGGACACTGGTTATGAGCGCACTGTCTACTGTCATTGTCACAATTATGTGCTAATCGTAGACATTGTACCCtgttcaaataatgacaaagcTATAGCGTGACATGTTTGATTTTGCTCAGTTTGTCTTTCTTCCGGTATTTGACACTTGTACTTTCGTCCTTCAATAAAGTTTTCAGCCTCCTCTTACAGTTTCACTTGCTTGGCTTTTTGCTGCGGTCATTGCTCGTAGCCTTCTTCCTCTTTGACGGCCTTGTCGTGTGTGGAAATGTCTGCTGTAGTCTTATATAGTTAAAACATGTGTTCGGGACATTTTTTTCTGAGAGCCCGCTCAATACGAACACctggacaagacaagacaagacggCATGCCCGCTTGGCGTCCGTATCAACCGAGTTCCACTAtatttatcattcgatgtatttttccttccttttcattggccgagagcccaccacgtggcctggaaataactgcctacaagtAAGTGTTCTGCAGCAAATAATATGCTGCTTatgcgtaattgaaaccactctcttgtgtgaaaatggcagttcgctcTCCTGAGCTTTCAGACAGTGAATTTATTGTtggaaattgtgaaaaacaaattCGGTGAtggaatgataaaacaattaatcGAACtcgttatcgcaaaatatcgtagTAATTTGTCAGTGTTTCGGCAattaattgatctgctcgccactgacaaattaCGATATTTTACTCAACCTCGCCCAATAATTGTcaaatatttgaagtgtggattATAGACAAAGGGAAAAGTAATCGTCGCacatatctggacaatttaatcaATTGTCTCTAACAGAcaggtggcttaaatttaaacCACACCCAATGCGGGAACATCCCGTACTTCTTCAGTAAGCTCAATGGATATGCAAACAAGGAATTTATTAAAGCTGTATGTGGACGTGAAATCGATACTGGATAGTTTTACCC encodes:
- the LOC137996043 gene encoding uncharacterized protein, whose amino-acid sequence is MDFSIHQNSRAMKTKRLGGPLTANETKKVELFWVKRVQERATADGRYPEDKLQLNLQPNRDGVLECRGTVQGHYPIFLPDGQRYTKKLVDQAHVAVLHGGVGSTMAKVRDYYWVPRLRRLTKKIVKGCHGCRRFRAQAYTSPPPGNLPRDRTVGQKPFQVIGVDFAGPLKYRKNPKTEGKAYILLYACSLTRAVNVDLVSTLETTEFIRSLKCFIARRGRPQRTYSDNGKTFVSASKWIEQVMKDERIYGFLAQQGIEWKFNLSRTPWWGSLLIGLVKGSLYKSIGNGLLSWKEIQEVLLDVEVPLNNRPLDYVEDAIELPILTPSSLLHMQPNALQDLEPNHIQDYDLRKRAKYLDKCKDVVWSRWTKEYLRGLRERHRLKHKGDSTHPAEGDVVIIKSDEKNRAQWKFGVVIYLITVRVGVVRGAKVRTPKSVNERPVQHLYPLDSFVCREEKIIYFLQNLPG
- the LOC137996042 gene encoding uncharacterized protein; amino-acid sequence: MSPGKEVDLSPMFFTQTSHVDYDNLCKLDVLGLADSSTGDQAEVYAEFKEQLPQDAEGWYETGLVWRGNHPPLPSNKNQLWNVLVRARFHPVAIAGDIKQAFLQVRIREEDRDTLRFHWLKDLNSQIVETLRFTRALFGLTCSPFLLGGVVQNLLESCREKYPEIVSEIEKSYYVDDLIRGGPTQAKAETIKSATVEIFAKGTFELHKWHSNRKELKTACSQPDAKLSPLGGETSKPCYRTRSLAAHQEGIQAIELHAFGDTNGKGVSAAVYTIVVQENGVNQGLVASRARLAKKRLTIPRLELSSGHTAVNLLSNVSEASEGLPVTVKYCWLDSTVALHWIRCPGEYKQLVSNRVQKIQAHSDVVWHHVRTSDNRADVGSRSGDVTNHAL